The Pyrobaculum sp. 3827-6 genome has a segment encoding these proteins:
- a CDS encoding PaREP1 family protein: MESTAKPWISLDKYSEDRLREAVYEAELALRFLENGMYRNAASEAFQAVKALLAAAAQQRERLGGLYPGEGRAGPPGG, encoded by the coding sequence GTGGAGTCAACGGCGAAGCCGTGGATCAGCCTCGACAAGTATAGTGAAGACAGGCTGAGGGAGGCCGTTTACGAGGCTGAGCTAGCCCTCCGCTTTCTTGAAAACGGCATGTACAGAAACGCGGCCAGCGAGGCGTTCCAAGCAGTGAAGGCCCTCCTGGCCGCGGCGGCTCAACAAAGGGAAAGGCTCGGCGGCCTCTACCCCGGCGAGGGGAGGGCGGGGCCGCCGGGTGGCTAG
- a CDS encoding ATP-binding protein, which produces MAVIKLYGRERELALLGRLKPPFLAVVYGRRRIGKTALVLSFISARPHLYFFVNPKKPRGVLLEEFGEALRRVAGLPSYVRFADWEEFFDVLFQLRGYVVAFDEFQWFLETAPEVPYILQKMWDTRVEKPSVILTGSVVGMVKRLVAEAGSPLFGRADLVLELGELEPPAVFRWLGDMGVVGEEAFKLFLLFGGVPYYYRLAQQWGVKTAEDAVRLLVAGEGGPLRHEVEFVLAESLGREYRTHLAILDAVAGGATKLEQIASRAGVKATSLPPYLNDLVNLLGVLERRRSKRVYYEIRDRFYAYWLRSVYRHGDVAAGEALVEAAVRELERFYPWAFEAAVRQILPRFYPVKKVSREVVHIREGGRRVQLDVDALGVDEERRFAVLAEAKWGAADPREIVPKLRKAAEMLIPPGWTTRLAIFAKSFTAETEEADLIDLGTILQNLAQSTPSVYTPQTSKPRGGSAEPDVVGSSEHGGDTRRRARRPGSGA; this is translated from the coding sequence ATGGCTGTAATAAAACTTTACGGGAGGGAGAGGGAGCTCGCCCTGCTGGGGCGTCTTAAGCCTCCTTTTCTCGCTGTGGTGTATGGCCGGAGGAGGATTGGCAAGACTGCGTTGGTGCTGTCTTTCATCTCGGCGAGGCCCCACCTGTACTTCTTTGTCAACCCGAAGAAGCCCCGGGGGGTGTTGCTGGAGGAGTTTGGGGAGGCGCTGAGGAGGGTTGCGGGGCTCCCGAGCTACGTCCGGTTTGCGGATTGGGAGGAGTTTTTCGACGTGTTGTTCCAGCTTAGGGGGTACGTGGTGGCTTTTGACGAGTTTCAGTGGTTTTTGGAGACGGCGCCTGAGGTGCCCTACATACTGCAGAAGATGTGGGATACGCGTGTGGAGAAGCCCTCGGTTATCCTCACCGGCTCGGTTGTTGGAATGGTGAAGAGGCTTGTGGCGGAAGCGGGGTCTCCCCTCTTCGGCAGGGCGGACCTCGTGCTGGAGCTGGGCGAGCTGGAGCCCCCCGCAGTGTTCCGGTGGCTGGGGGATATGGGTGTGGTGGGGGAGGAGGCTTTCAAGCTCTTTCTCCTATTCGGCGGGGTGCCCTACTACTACCGCCTTGCTCAGCAGTGGGGGGTTAAGACGGCGGAGGATGCCGTGAGGCTTCTCGTGGCTGGCGAGGGCGGCCCCTTGAGGCACGAGGTGGAGTTCGTCCTCGCCGAGTCTCTAGGCCGGGAGTACCGCACACACCTGGCGATTCTAGACGCCGTAGCAGGAGGCGCCACCAAGCTGGAGCAGATAGCCAGCCGCGCCGGTGTGAAGGCCACGTCTCTCCCGCCCTACCTCAACGACCTGGTTAATCTCCTAGGCGTGTTGGAGCGGCGCAGGAGCAAGAGGGTCTATTACGAGATTAGAGATAGGTTCTACGCCTACTGGCTGAGGTCTGTGTATAGACACGGCGACGTGGCGGCGGGGGAGGCCCTGGTGGAGGCCGCGGTTAGGGAGCTGGAGCGTTTCTACCCGTGGGCTTTCGAAGCCGCTGTTAGGCAGATACTGCCCAGGTTCTACCCCGTCAAGAAGGTGTCCAGGGAGGTGGTGCACATCAGAGAGGGGGGTAGGCGCGTCCAGCTGGACGTGGACGCCCTGGGGGTAGACGAGGAGAGGAGGTTCGCGGTGCTTGCCGAGGCTAAGTGGGGCGCCGCGGACCCCCGCGAAATAGTGCCGAAGCTTAGGAAGGCCGCGGAGATGCTCATCCCCCCAGGGTGGACGACGCGGCTGGCCATCTTCGCCAAGTCCTTCACCGCGGAGACGGAAGAGGCAGACCTCATAGACCTCGGGACCATTCTCCAAAACCTCGCCCAGTCCACTCCAAGCGTGTACACTCCTCAAACGTCAAAGCCCCGCGGCGGCTCCGCAGAGCCCGACGTCGTTGGTAGCTCTGAACACGGCGGTGATACGCGACGCAGGGCGAGGCGGCCGGGCTCCGGGGCATAG